A stretch of the Vibrio gazogenes genome encodes the following:
- a CDS encoding M4 family metallopeptidase, whose amino-acid sequence MNKIQRHIHWVFAASLTAALPVSAAEMVTMQDSSQLDQVLNTQAHSVAPLETGFKEVKQVTLPNGKVKVRYQQTYMGIPVYDTSVAATLTKGVASGTTDVYGVVAEGIADDIAVASPSIALKEAISIAKSYYQQQTVSINAAEFENEKAELLVRVDENNQAQLVYQVDFFVADDHPSRPFFFIDAINGNIIKTWEGLNHAEARGTGPGGNRKTGQYNYGTDYPGFIVNKSGSTCTMNNSVVKTVDLNGRKSGTTPYSYRCTTSSNYNDYKAINGAYSPLNDAHFFGKVVFDMYQDWLNTSPLTFQLTMRVHYDTNYENAFWNGSSMTFGDGGSQFYPLVDLNVSAHEVSHGFTEQNSGLVYEGMSGGINEAFSDIAGEAAEYFMKGSVDWQIGASITKGSGALRYFDRPSRDGRSIDNASEFYNSLNVHYSSGVFNRAYYLLSNKSGWNARKGFEVFAVANQLYWTPTATFDQAACGVFKAAKDLGYSTSDVTSAFSTVGVNASCSSAPPSTGSELKKGQSVTLSGNRGSQTYYAFKGDGSNMTVQISGGSGDADLYVKAGSRPSTNSYDCRPYKSGSNESCSINSRSGTTYHVMLNGYSAYSGVKLSLR is encoded by the coding sequence ATGAATAAAATACAACGTCACATTCATTGGGTATTCGCTGCGAGTCTCACCGCTGCATTGCCAGTATCCGCTGCAGAAATGGTCACCATGCAGGATAGCTCACAACTTGATCAAGTTCTGAACACACAAGCTCATAGCGTTGCACCGCTCGAAACAGGCTTCAAAGAAGTCAAACAAGTGACATTACCAAATGGTAAAGTAAAAGTCCGCTATCAACAGACTTACATGGGCATTCCTGTTTATGATACGTCCGTTGCTGCAACCTTAACGAAAGGGGTCGCTTCAGGTACAACTGATGTTTATGGCGTTGTTGCTGAAGGCATTGCCGACGATATTGCCGTCGCATCCCCATCGATTGCGCTCAAAGAAGCAATCTCAATTGCTAAATCTTATTATCAACAACAAACTGTCAGTATCAACGCTGCTGAGTTTGAAAATGAAAAAGCCGAACTGCTGGTACGGGTTGACGAAAACAATCAGGCACAGCTTGTCTATCAGGTAGACTTTTTCGTTGCTGATGACCACCCTTCACGTCCATTCTTCTTCATCGATGCAATCAATGGTAATATCATCAAGACTTGGGAAGGTCTGAATCATGCTGAAGCTCGCGGCACAGGCCCTGGCGGAAACAGAAAAACCGGCCAGTATAACTACGGCACCGACTACCCAGGGTTTATTGTCAATAAATCTGGCTCAACCTGTACCATGAATAACAGTGTTGTGAAGACCGTGGACCTCAATGGACGAAAATCTGGAACCACGCCTTACAGCTACAGATGTACAACATCATCGAACTACAACGATTATAAAGCGATCAACGGTGCATACTCGCCATTAAATGATGCACACTTCTTCGGTAAAGTTGTGTTCGATATGTATCAGGATTGGTTGAATACATCACCACTGACCTTCCAGCTCACCATGCGCGTCCACTATGATACAAACTATGAAAACGCATTCTGGAACGGCTCCAGTATGACTTTTGGCGACGGTGGCAGTCAGTTCTACCCACTGGTTGATTTGAATGTAAGTGCACATGAAGTCAGCCACGGCTTTACTGAACAAAACTCAGGTCTTGTTTATGAAGGCATGTCTGGTGGTATCAACGAAGCGTTCTCTGATATTGCCGGTGAAGCAGCTGAATACTTCATGAAAGGCAGTGTTGACTGGCAAATTGGTGCATCCATTACAAAAGGTTCCGGTGCACTGCGTTATTTTGACCGACCTTCCCGCGATGGCCGTTCAATCGACAACGCTTCTGAATTCTACAATAGTCTGAACGTCCATTACTCGAGTGGTGTATTCAACCGGGCTTACTACCTGCTCTCCAACAAATCAGGCTGGAACGCTCGTAAAGGCTTCGAAGTCTTTGCGGTTGCAAACCAACTGTACTGGACACCAACTGCAACATTTGACCAAGCGGCTTGCGGTGTCTTCAAAGCGGCGAAAGATCTCGGCTACAGCACTTCAGATGTCACTAGCGCATTCAGCACTGTTGGTGTCAATGCTTCATGTTCATCTGCTCCACCATCTACGGGAAGTGAACTGAAAAAAGGTCAGTCTGTCACTTTATCTGGTAATCGTGGCTCACAGACTTACTATGCCTTTAAAGGTGATGGTTCAAACATGACTGTCCAAATCTCTGGTGGTAGCGGTGATGCGGATCTCTATGTGAAAGCCGGCAGCCGTCCAAGTACAAACTCATATGATTGCCGTCCGTATAAAAGCGGTAGCAATGAGT